Proteins encoded within one genomic window of Kibdelosporangium phytohabitans:
- a CDS encoding NAD-dependent epimerase/dehydratase family protein, whose amino-acid sequence MRLLVLGGTVFLGRAIAAEAVGRGHDVTCAARGSTSGAPAPLVRLDRDDPDGLAPLRGERFDAVVDVAKISYPHVHRAVEQIRSAHWTFVSSISVYQEFRTGGVDDPVFDPVREQGTAQTMDDYGAIKVASENAVRDVYGQDAFIVRSGLITGRGDISDRFGYWPARLSGDGQAVVPDAPDQATHHVDVEDLAAWIVDGAERRAGGTFNASGLPIPLGELLTRIKAAVGGDAEIVPVSEQKLEELEVNSWAGPRSLPLWVPGGHIIGANWDVRPAIDAGLRFRSLEEAALNALEHERELGLARPRKAGLTRGEEAHILAAR is encoded by the coding sequence ATGCGACTTCTCGTTCTGGGCGGCACGGTGTTCCTCGGTCGCGCGATCGCGGCGGAGGCCGTCGGCCGCGGGCACGACGTGACCTGCGCGGCCAGGGGGAGCACGAGCGGCGCGCCCGCCCCGTTGGTCAGGCTCGACCGCGACGATCCCGACGGCCTGGCGCCGCTGCGCGGCGAGCGCTTCGACGCGGTGGTGGACGTGGCGAAAATCTCCTATCCCCACGTCCACCGGGCCGTCGAGCAGATCCGATCCGCGCACTGGACGTTCGTCTCGTCGATCAGCGTCTACCAGGAGTTCCGCACCGGCGGAGTCGACGATCCCGTCTTCGACCCGGTGCGCGAGCAGGGCACGGCGCAGACCATGGACGACTACGGCGCCATCAAGGTGGCCAGCGAGAACGCGGTCAGGGACGTCTACGGGCAGGACGCGTTCATCGTCCGTTCCGGTCTGATCACCGGCCGCGGCGACATCAGCGACCGCTTCGGCTACTGGCCCGCCCGGCTGTCCGGCGACGGCCAGGCGGTCGTGCCGGACGCACCGGACCAGGCCACGCACCACGTCGACGTGGAGGACCTGGCGGCGTGGATCGTCGACGGTGCCGAACGCCGTGCCGGCGGCACGTTCAACGCCAGCGGCCTGCCGATCCCGCTCGGCGAACTGCTCACCCGGATCAAGGCAGCGGTCGGTGGCGACGCCGAGATCGTGCCGGTGAGCGAGCAGAAGCTCGAGGAGTTGGAGGTCAACTCGTGGGCGGGGCCCCGGTCGTTGCCGCTGTGGGTGCCCGGCGGCCACATCATCGGCGCGAACTGGGATGTGCGGCCCGCGATCGACGCCGGCCTGAGGTTCCGTTCGCTCGAGGAGGCGGCGCTGAACGCACTGGAGCACGAGCGTGAGCTGGGG